A DNA window from Daucus carota subsp. sativus chromosome 3, DH1 v3.0, whole genome shotgun sequence contains the following coding sequences:
- the LOC108214639 gene encoding tubulin alpha chain yields the protein MRECISVHIGQAGIQIGNACWELYCLEHGIQPDGQMPSDKTVGGGDDAFNTFFSETGAGKHVPRAIFVDLEPTVIDEVRTGTYRQLFHPEQLISGKEDAANNFARGHYTIGKEIVDLCLDRIRKLADNCTGLQGFLVFNAVGGGTGSGLGSLLLERLSVDYGKKSKLGFTVYPSPQISTSVVEPYNSVLSTHSLLEHTDVSVLLDNEAIYDICKRSLDIERPTYTNLNRLVSQVISSLTASLRFDGALNVDVTEFQTNLVPYPRIHFMLSSYAPVISAEKAYHEQLSVAEITNSAFEPSSMMAKCDPRHGKYMACCLMYRGDVVPKDVNAAVGTIKTKRTIQFVDWCPTGFKCGINYQAPTVVPGGDLAKVQRAVCMISNSTSVAEVFSRIDTKFDLMYSKRAFVHWYVGEGMEEGEFSEAREDLAALEKDYEEVGAESAEGDDEDEGEDY from the exons ATGAGAGAGTGCATTTCAGTTCACATCGGTCAGGCCGGTATCCAGATCGGTAACGCTTGCTGGGAACTTTACTGCCTCGAGCACGGCATTCAG CCTGATGGCCAAATGCCAAGTGACAAAACTGTCGGTGGAGGGGATGATGCTTTCAACACTTTCTTTAGCGAAACTGGTGCTGGAAAGCATGTACCTCGTGCAATCTTTGTGGATCTTGAGCCCACTGTCATCGATGAAGTGAGGACTGGAACATATCGTCAACTCTTTCATCCTGAACAGCTGATTAGTGGCAAAGAAGATGCAGCTAACAACTTTGCTCGTGGACACTATACCA TTGGAAAGGAGATAGTTGATCTTTGCCTGGATCGTATCCGGAAGCTTGCTGACAACTGCACTGGTCTCCAGGGTTTCCTTGTATTTAATGCTGTTGGTGGAGGCACTGGTTCTGGTCTGGGTTCCCTTCTTTTGGAGCGTCTGTCTGTGGACTATGGCAAGAAATCAAAACTTGGATTCACTGTTTATCCCTCACCACAGATCTCAACCTCTGTTGTGGAGCCTTACAACAGTGTGCTCTCGACCCATTCACTCTTGGAGCACACTGATGTTTCTGTGCTGTTGGATAATGAGGCCATATATGATATTTGCAAGCGGTCCCTTGACATTGAACGCCCCACTTATACCAACCTCAATCGTTTGGTTTCTCAG GTCATTTCCTCCTTGACCGCTTCTTTAAGGTTTGATGGAGCCTTGAATGTTGATGTGACTGAGTTCCAGACCAATCTGGTGCCATACCCAAGGATCCACTTCATGCTTTCTTCTTATGCCCCTGTTATCTCCGCTGAGAAGGCCTATCATGAACAGCTATCAGTTGCAGAGATCACTAACAGTGCATTTGAGCCCTCTTCTATGATGGCGAAGTGTGATCCTCGCCATGGGAAATACATGGCTTGCTGTCTGATGTACCGAGGTGATGTGGTGCCTAAGGATGTGAATGCCGCTGTTGGTACCATCAAGACCAAGCGCACCATTCAGTTTGTTGACTGGTGCCCAACTGGTTTCAAGTGTGGTATCAACTATCAGGCCCCAACTGTTGTCCCAGGTGGTGATCTTGCCAAAGTACAGAGAGCTGTGTGCATGATCTCAAATTCGACCAGTGTTGCAGAGGTTTTCTCACGTATAGACACCAAATTTGACCTCATGTACTCAAAGAGGGCTTTCGTTCACTGGTATGTTGGTGAGGGAATGGAAGAAGGTGAGTTCTCTGAAGCCCGTGAGGATCTTGCTGCCCTTGAGAAGGACTATGAGGAGGTTGGTGCAGAGTCTGCTGAGggggatgatgaagatgaaggagAAGATTACTAG
- the LOC108213348 gene encoding uncharacterized protein LOC108213348 produces the protein MATTRNRETLKPGRVCFSFAAYAKNLIDTLINSNVQVTHGLTDSEFSCIESTFGFTFPPDLRSILREGLPVDAGFPNWRSSSTQQLQILVDLPVLNLCRQVSRREFWLDSWGIRPRDDDEAVDLAKGLLRNAPVLVPIYRHCYIPASPGLAGNPVFYVHGGEIRVWSFDVSGFFQQVEFGGNGEVSRRPTSLSNLFDAPAWAATEARRIAFWTDLSEGKGEARGEIGGAREDTRGWWSGELGGCLEQVYEKLKEGGWKEDDVREMMIMDGSDEKLSWSSSSSSPLDQDDSSSNSTCMKDEVELHVRVLSGTLLRAGWSSEDVMELLGFQDDNTNWLDFNKKEDFSVNNTCLTKV, from the coding sequence ATGGCGACAACAAGAAACAGAGAAACCCTAAAACCAGGACGTGTCTGCTTCTCATTCGCAGCCTACGCCAAGAATCTCATTGACACGTTAATCAACTCCAATGTTCAGGTGACACATGGCCTCACGGATTCTGAGTTTTCGTGTATTGAATCCACGTTTGGGTTCACATTTCCGCCTGATCTGAGATCGATTCTCCGGGAAGGGCTTCCGGTGGATGCGGGGTTTCCGAACTGGCGATCATCTTCGACTCAGCAGCTTCAGATTCTTGTGGACTTGCCGGTTTTGAATTTGTGCAGGCAGGTTTCGAGGAGAGAGTTTTGGTTGGATTCTTGGGGGATTAGGCCTCGGGATGATGATGAGGCTGTTGATTTGGCTAAAGGGTTGTTGAGAAATGCGCCGGTTCTTGTGCCTATATACCGGCACTGTTACATTCCGGCGAGTCCGGGTTTGGCGGGAAACCCGGTTTTTTATGTGCATGGCGGTGAGATTAGGGTTTGGAGTTTTGACGTGTCAGGGTTTTTTCAACAGGTTGAGTTTGGTGGCAATGGGGAGGTTTCGAGGCGGCCGACGTCGTTGTCGAACTTGTTTGACGCGCCGGCGTGGGCTGCCACGGAGGCGAGGAGGATAGCGTTCTGGACGGATTTATCGGAGGGGAAGGGGGAGGCGCGTGGGGAGATTGGGGGAGCGCGTGAGGACACGCGCGGGTGGTGGAGTGGGGAGCTGGGAGGGTGTTTGGAACAAGTGTATGAAAAATTAAAGGAGGGAGGATGGAAAGAAGATGATGTCCGAGAGATGATGATAATGGACGGCTCCGATGAAAAGTTATCATGGTCATCTTCATCATCGTCACCACTTGATCAAGATGATAGTAGTAGTAACAGCACGTGCATGAAGGATGAGGTGGAGTTGCATGTGAGAGTGCTTTCGGGGACTTTGTTGCGTGCGGGATGGAGCAGCGAAGATGTGATGGAGTTGCTTGGGTTCCAAGATGATAACACAAACTGGTTAGACTTTAACAAAAAAGAAGACTTTAGTGTAAATAACACTTGTTTGACGAAAGTGTAG